A genomic region of Mesobacillus jeotgali contains the following coding sequences:
- a CDS encoding acyl carrier protein, which translates to MADVLERVTKIIVDRLGVEESQVTLEASFKDDLGADSLDVVELVMELEDEFDMEISDDDAEKIGTVGDAVNYINSQM; encoded by the coding sequence ATGGCAGACGTTTTAGAACGCGTAACAAAAATTATTGTTGACCGTTTGGGAGTAGAAGAATCTCAAGTAACTTTAGAGGCATCTTTTAAAGATGATCTTGGTGCTGATTCCCTTGATGTTGTTGAATTAGTTATGGAATTAGAGGACGAGTTCGACATGGAAATTTCTGATGATGATGCTGAAAAAATCGGTACAGTTGGTGACGCTGTTAACTACATAAATAGCCAAATGTAA
- the fabG gene encoding 3-oxoacyl-[acyl-carrier-protein] reductase, whose protein sequence is MRLEGKVALVTGASRGIGREIALELAREGASVAVNYAGSESKALEVVDEIKAMGRDAFAIQADVSNSESVTDMTKETIERFGKVDILVNNAGITKDNLLMRMKESEWDDVININLKGVFLCTKAVTRQMMKQRSGRIINISSIVGVSGNPGQANYVAAKSGVIGLTKTTAKELSSRGITVNAVAPGFITTDMTDKLNEDVKTEMLKQIPLARLGEPKDIARTVIFLASEDSAYMTGQTLHVDGGMVM, encoded by the coding sequence ATGAGACTAGAAGGTAAGGTGGCGCTGGTAACAGGAGCATCACGCGGGATTGGGCGCGAAATTGCTTTAGAACTTGCGAGGGAAGGCGCGTCTGTGGCTGTCAACTATGCAGGCAGTGAATCAAAAGCGCTTGAAGTGGTAGATGAGATCAAGGCGATGGGACGGGATGCTTTTGCTATCCAGGCAGATGTCTCCAACTCTGAATCAGTGACTGATATGACAAAAGAAACAATCGAGCGTTTCGGCAAGGTTGACATACTTGTTAACAATGCGGGTATAACAAAAGACAACCTATTGATGAGGATGAAAGAGTCCGAATGGGATGATGTAATCAATATCAATCTAAAAGGTGTCTTCTTGTGTACGAAAGCAGTTACAAGACAAATGATGAAGCAGAGAAGCGGCAGAATCATCAATATCTCTTCTATTGTTGGCGTCAGTGGGAATCCCGGTCAGGCAAACTATGTTGCTGCAAAATCCGGAGTAATCGGGCTTACGAAAACAACCGCGAAGGAACTTTCGTCAAGAGGCATCACCGTGAACGCTGTAGCTCCAGGCTTTATTACGACAGACATGACCGATAAGTTAAACGAGGATGTAAAAACTGAAATGCTGAAGCAAATACCGTTGGCTCGTCTCGGAGAGCCAAAAGACATTGCAAGAACCGTCATCTTCCTGGCATCCGAAGACAGTGCCTATATGACAGGCCAAACCCTCCACGTAGACGGCGGCATGGTGATGTAG
- the fabD gene encoding ACP S-malonyltransferase → MGKIAFLFPGQGSQTVGMGQALADSEQSVSETFKKADEVLGESLSSLIFEGPQEKLTLTTNAQPALLTTSIAILNYFSQFGIKPDYTAGHSLGEYSALVASGAISFEDAVYAVRKRGEFMEEAVPNGEGTMAAVLGMDRQKLMDVTETVTAGGKPVQLANLNSPGQIVISGSKSGVEEAAVKAKEAGAKRVIPLDVSGPFHSSLMKPAAERFEAVLDNIAINDASVPVIGNVTAEPMTEASEFKKRLVEQLYSPVLWEDSVSKMLELGVDTFIEIGPGKVLSGLVKKVDRSAKTFAIYDAETCEAAVAALKEEKE, encoded by the coding sequence AAATCGCTTTTTTGTTTCCAGGTCAGGGATCGCAGACAGTTGGGATGGGACAGGCCCTTGCAGATTCAGAGCAATCAGTCTCAGAAACTTTTAAAAAAGCGGACGAGGTTCTGGGTGAAAGCTTAAGCAGCTTGATTTTTGAGGGACCGCAAGAAAAGCTCACGCTCACAACAAATGCTCAGCCTGCTCTTTTGACAACTAGTATTGCGATCTTGAATTATTTCAGCCAGTTTGGAATCAAGCCGGATTACACTGCCGGACATAGCCTGGGTGAATATTCTGCATTGGTCGCTTCTGGAGCTATCTCGTTCGAAGACGCAGTGTATGCAGTCCGCAAACGTGGCGAATTCATGGAAGAAGCTGTACCGAATGGAGAAGGAACAATGGCTGCTGTCCTAGGCATGGACCGCCAAAAGCTAATGGATGTAACCGAAACAGTTACAGCTGGCGGAAAACCTGTTCAGCTGGCGAACTTGAATAGTCCAGGACAAATCGTAATTTCTGGTTCGAAAAGTGGAGTAGAAGAAGCTGCTGTAAAAGCAAAGGAAGCTGGTGCAAAACGGGTTATTCCTCTTGATGTCAGCGGTCCATTCCATTCATCACTAATGAAGCCGGCAGCTGAAAGATTTGAAGCTGTGTTGGACAATATTGCAATAAACGATGCGTCTGTCCCGGTGATTGGAAATGTAACTGCTGAACCGATGACTGAAGCTTCCGAATTCAAAAAAAGACTAGTGGAGCAGCTTTATTCTCCAGTACTATGGGAGGATTCAGTGTCCAAAATGCTGGAACTCGGCGTAGATACTTTTATCGAGATCGGACCAGGTAAGGTTTTGTCTGGGCTTGTAAAGAAAGTAGACCGTTCGGCAAAGACGTTCGCAATATATGACGCAGAAACATGTGAAGCAGCTGTTGCTGCCCTGAAGGAGGAGAAGGAATGA